From one Pecten maximus chromosome 8, xPecMax1.1, whole genome shotgun sequence genomic stretch:
- the LOC117333386 gene encoding uncharacterized protein LOC117333386 has protein sequence MPTVMCYTNLASDQLPEDFERWATALVAEVLDNPAKFVSVVVQPNARMLRLEDPSPMMLVQIHAIGVFDKERNPGYTQKLNQSFREKLNLPAKRVILHYFHVEQHMVGYVD, from the exons ATGCCAACCGTCATGTGTTACACCAACCTTGCCAGTGACCAGCTACCCGAGGACTTCGAGCGCTGGGCCACAGCCCTCGTGGCCGAGGTGCTGGATAACCCCGCCAAG TTCGTGAGTGTGGTCGTACAGCCGAATGCCCGTATGTTGCGTTTAGAGGACCCATCTCCGATGATGCTGGTACAGATTCATGCTATTGGAGTGTTTGATAAGGAAAGAAATCCCGGTTACACACAGAAACTCAATCAAAGCTTTAGAGAAAAACTGAACTTACCCGCtaaaag GGTAATTCTACACTACTTCCACGTGGAACAACATATGGTGGGCTATGTAGATTGA